From the genome of Atribacterota bacterium:
TTTGGCGCAGCAAGAGCCTTCCAGGTGATGTCGCTATCCTCGGGAGTGAACACCACTAACGCACCCTCGAAGTCTAAATCATAATCACGATCATCATCGGGGTCATCGGGCTGGTAGTCACCATGGACCAAACCTAAGCCGACTTTGCCAAGCCGGATGTCTCCAGCTTTGACGTACCACTCATCCTTCTTGTACTCAATGTAGAAATTGTTAGCACTCACCGAAGGCGTGGAGAACGTATCATCAATGGTTAAATCAATTCCTGCAGTGGTATACTCGTTGATGGTCGCAGCAATATACAGGGTGGTCGAGTCACTGAAGCTGACGTCGGTTTTGCCCGTAGCGGTGGGAAGGAATGCCTTCCAGGTTGAAGTGAACTCTCCGGTAACCTTGACGGGTTCAGCGTACTTCTCAAGTTCAGCAACCCTAGCTTCCAGAGCCTTGATGGCTTCGCTGTTTTCACCCACCACCTTCTTCAGGTCATCCACGGTGACACCCAGGTTTTTCAACTCATTGGCAAACTCTTTGACCAGCTTCTCCAGAGCTGCTATGTCTTCCTGGGTGGCAAAACCAGCTTCGTCAATTTTGCTCTCCAGATACCCGATAGCCCGAGCAATGGCCATGGCAAACTCATAACGAGTGAGTGCCCGATTGCCACCAAAGGTCCCATCAGGGTATCCAATGATGACGCCCTTGGCCGCCAAGCTCTGAATGGCATCGTAGGCCCAGTGATTGAGCGGCACATCAACAAATGGGTTTGCCAGAGCAGGAAGCACAAAGGCAAACACCAACACTAACGCTAACGCCAGTTTCTTCATGTTCAAACCTCCTTGGTTGTTTGGTTTTTGCGCTTTCCACCTCACCAAGAAGGCTGCGTAGAGAGTATCCCTGTTTCCTCTCTGTTCGTCCCTTCTTTTCGAGGTTTCCAGCTTCTATCACTCATCCTTCCTCCCTGGGTCACCAAGTCTTCCTTTTCACCTCCTTTCCCTCACCCGGGAGAGAGGACAGGATAGCCTACTGCATCCTTTTTATACTATACGTCAAAAATCCCCTTTTGACTACTCCCATTCTAAAAAATTTTCGAATTTTTTTCAACTCAGTAACCGGGAGTGGCCATGGTTTCGTCATCGAGGTAAAAACTCCGGTCAAAGGGAACCTTACCCACCACCACTGGTTTTGGCTCGTCGATTGCTTCACAGCGAATGAAACTGGAACGAAACCAGTCTGTATCAGCTGGAAGAGGCAAGGTAACCGCTAAAAGCCGGCGCATCATGGTACGGTCGTAAAAATTTTCATCGAACTGATTATCGCTGTCTGGATAACTGCTGAACCTTCGCAGAACGTCGGTAACCACAAAATTCATCTCTAAAAGTACTTTCTCGATGTTGTACCATTTACGCCAGGATGACTCAATAGTGGTCAGTCCAAAATACAGTGCCCCTCCATTCTGCAAAGCCTGAGCTCCCCGAGAAAGAGTGGCAATAAGACCCCTTTCGCTTTCTACCGGGTCGGTAATAAAAACCTGGAATGTATGGTCCTCCAGGGGATAGGGATCAGCCACGTTATAGGGATATACCTCGACGCGAAAACCGTGTTCTTGAGTTCGATTTCGAATAAATTCCACCAATCTTGGGTCGATTTCAAGCACCGTGATGGATTCTGGAAGATTTGTCGCCGCCAGCGCCAAACTGAAAAGGTCATCATCACCGACGATGAGAATTTTTTGTCCTTCCAAATCCCCGCGTTCATAGAGAAAAGAAACCCGAGCAAAAATATCCTCTTTGGTCATAAATCCCTGGTCAAAATCGAGATTCGGAAGTGGTCGATCCTGAACAAGCTGGGCATAAAAGGAAAAGGCTTCCAGAAAATGGAATGGATTGTACCCTCCCCGACAGTGGCTACAGGTGGCGCTGTGGTACGGAGAAAGGCTTCGACTTTGATCCTTGCCTTTCTCGGAAAGCTCAAACTTTCCATTCCGATATACCACAACGTCTTCTTGCAAAAGTTTTTTCAATCGTTCCACAAAACCACTGATATGTTCATCCTGCTCATCCAGTAACCGCCAGAAGCTCTTCGGACCCTCTTTCAGCGAACGCAGAATCTGTATCTGGTACCGATTCATTTTCCTTCCACCCCTTTTTCGTCCAGTCTACCGGTAACGGAAGAGATATTTTAGCATGTCGTCCCAGGATGTAGAAGAAGCAAAGGAAAGCGTATCATACTTCGGGTCGTAGGATTGATAGGGAAAATACACACTCAACCCTCCTAGGGATTTACCCAGATTGTTTCGCTCATAAAAAACCGTCTGTGCAAGGGCATCTCGAGCGAGTCCTGCTTTTTCCCGGACCGTTAAATCCTGAATGGTCGGCCAGCCATGCCACAGCCCAAGAAGGCTTCCTAAGTCTACAAAATCATAATCCCCAAAGTACAAGGCCTGATCACCAAGATAAAGATAGAGATTGGGAGGAGTGCGAGAATCACCCAGCACCGCCTGCGCCAGGGTATCCAAACTTTGGGCTAAAGTCGCCACTGCCTTGAGGTCAATTGCCGACTGTGTCACACCCACTCGCAGATACGAATCCACATAGGTATCGATAATGGCTCGGGCCAATTCTCTTTCCCCCATAGAAGGGGAATGAACCAGTATCTGTAAGAATCCCGCATAATCCCACCCCTCACCGGGCACAAACTCTTCTGAAGCCACCATGACATTGGCATAGTTTCGCACTTCATAGGCCACCTCCACCATGGCCATGAGGCAGGCGTCCATTCCTAAGAGGTCAAGATTCTTTCCTATGATGGATTTGGTTTGAGAAAGGGCGTAAGCCAATTGTGGAATGGTGATCGCATGACCAGTAGAAAAGTCAAAAGAAATATCTCTTTTCCTGAAACCACCCCCGTGATTCCAGAGAATAAGCGCATATCGCGAAGCCGGATAATTCTGAACGCCAAACCGGACGAAATCGATAAGACTTCGATAGTCACCCATATCAACCCGACCAAGAGACTCAAGAATCGGAGATGTGACCAGAGAAGGATCCTCGTCTTGAGTCACCCGGTAACGATACGCGCCCGTCTTCGGGGTATCCATTTGCACAATGATGTTCACTCGCTCCGTAGAACCAACCATTTCCATGGAGTTCAAATCTTGCCAGGCATCGTTTTCCAGGTCGTTATCCCCATTCATAAAAATCAGCAGGGTCCAGTCACTGGCTTTAGTCGACGGAGAAGGAATAGTCGGAGAAAGGCACCCTGAAAAAAATAGAGATATCCCCGCAAGGAAAAGAAAAAAAACCAGCCATTTTTTCATCGCCGCACCTCGATTTCAACTTTCAGGATATCGCCTGAAGCGTTACCGGCATCAAGAGGAGTATCTTCCCGGAACACATACGACTGAGACCCAAGGCGCACAGTAAAGTAATTTTCCAGTGTGTCCAGGACATTGCCCCCTTTATCGGTCGTCACCACCATTACTTCCAAAGTGGACGGTTTTCCCAAATCGGAAAGGTCTACATCCATTTTCATAATCGCTCCCGAAACAGAACCACCAGAGAAAAACCGCTCCTCTCCATTCGGAC
Proteins encoded in this window:
- a CDS encoding clostripain-related cysteine peptidase, giving the protein MKKWLVFFLFLAGISLFFSGCLSPTIPSPSTKASDWTLLIFMNGDNDLENDAWQDLNSMEMVGSTERVNIIVQMDTPKTGAYRYRVTQDEDPSLVTSPILESLGRVDMGDYRSLIDFVRFGVQNYPASRYALILWNHGGGFRKRDISFDFSTGHAITIPQLAYALSQTKSIIGKNLDLLGMDACLMAMVEVAYEVRNYANVMVASEEFVPGEGWDYAGFLQILVHSPSMGERELARAIIDTYVDSYLRVGVTQSAIDLKAVATLAQSLDTLAQAVLGDSRTPPNLYLYLGDQALYFGDYDFVDLGSLLGLWHGWPTIQDLTVREKAGLARDALAQTVFYERNNLGKSLGGLSVYFPYQSYDPKYDTLSFASSTSWDDMLKYLFRYR
- a CDS encoding bis-aminopropyl spermidine synthase family protein; this translates as MNRYQIQILRSLKEGPKSFWRLLDEQDEHISGFVERLKKLLQEDVVVYRNGKFELSEKGKDQSRSLSPYHSATCSHCRGGYNPFHFLEAFSFYAQLVQDRPLPNLDFDQGFMTKEDIFARVSFLYERGDLEGQKILIVGDDDLFSLALAATNLPESITVLEIDPRLVEFIRNRTQEHGFRVEVYPYNVADPYPLEDHTFQVFITDPVESERGLIATLSRGAQALQNGGALYFGLTTIESSWRKWYNIEKVLLEMNFVVTDVLRRFSSYPDSDNQFDENFYDRTMMRRLLAVTLPLPADTDWFRSSFIRCEAIDEPKPVVVGKVPFDRSFYLDDETMATPGY